atcgccatgcTCATCCCGACCTCCTTCCGCTGCCGTGGAACTGGAACACCACCAGGTCCAGGAGGAGCAATGTACTAGTACCACCTCTTCCTCTTGTGAAGAACTAACAACAGCCATGGAGAATGATGATGATGCTGTGCAAGTTCAAGAGGCGGCGGTGGAGCAGCAAGATGCCACCCACCCAAGGGATGAAGATATTGCTGTTGAGGGACAAGAGACACCGGAAGCTCATCAGCTGGGATCAACTGAGAATGCTGATGCTCTTGTGCAAGTTCAAGAGGAAGGTGAAAGCGCAGATGCCACTGCTGTAGATGACCATGACAAGGCAGTGGAGCAATGCACCACTTATCATGACTTGGGAACAACCATGGAGAATGATGTAGCTAAGGATGATCCGGAGGAGGCGGAGCAAGGTGTCATTGACCAAGGGGATGCAGCCATAGATGATGTCAAAGATCACGAGGTGCTGCTGCTAGTTGCCGTGGAAGGAACGCGCGCTACCACAGATGACATTGCTGCTGTCGAGGATCAAGGAAACAATGTGGAGCAATGTACCACTTATTATGACCTGGGAACAACCATgaagagtgatgatgatgtggatgacCAGCAAGTGGTGGAGGAACGTGTTGTCGATTTAACCATGGATGATGATGATTCCGTCCAAGATCACAAGGTGTTGCAGCAAGGTATCATTGACGGAACCGATGACATTGCTGTTGAGAAACAAGAGAAAGTGCTGGAGCAATGTTCAAGAGCAACTACGGATGCGTACACTGTCAAAGAAAAGGAGATGGTGGTGGAGCAAGGTGTCATTGACCCAAGGTACATGGATCTTGCCACGGAAGATCAGGTTAAGTTGTCGATCATAGACGACCAGGGTACAGTGCCCATGGATGAGCATGTGGTGAAAGGCCATGATGAGGCAGTGGTGCAATATGCCAGCGATGCAATAGTAACAATCGAGGATGAGGCTCCTGTGGAGGAACATGATACGGTGGGGAATCAAGGTGTCATCGACGAAAATGGCAGAACCAAGGATGTTATTGATGTGGAGGGACATGGCTATGTGAATGAACAGGTCATTGTCAATAACTGGGGTACATCCAGTGATGCTACTGCTTTGGAAGGGCATAAGAATGAGGCTGAGCCATGGATCGGTGAAGAACAGATAGCAGGCAAGGACATGGATGGTGTTCATGCTGAGGGGAACATGTTGGAGCAAAGGACCGGCGATAAACAGGGAGCAACACAGTCTGATTTCACTGTTGATAAGCACAAGGATGTAGCGGAGCGTGTCCGCCATGAGCGGGGTGCACCTGAGGATGATCGTGCTATGGACAGGACAGCTTATCAAGGTACCGGAGATTGGGGTATAGTTAGCAAGGAGAAGTATAAGTTGCCTGCTAGAAGATATCCACAAAAGCCCAGAAAACTTAACTGCCCCTCTTACATGTCAAAAGGGACCTGCACATACGGGCCCTCATGCCACTTCAATCACCCACCGGTAAAATCTGCGTCACTTTACTATCATATTATGTATTACTCTAAACTTTTTTGGCAAGAAAACTTTGTTGGTTTCCGTACTTCGTTGAATGCTGCAATTTTGCTTAGCACAATAGGTTGTGTAAATTATCACCGTCATATCCGTGCCATTTGTCATGCAACTGTGTAGGTAGTGTAAATTATCACCGTCATATCCGTGCCATTTTTCATGCAACTGTGTAGGTAGTACTGGCATCCATATTTCAACGCATTAAACTCACACCTGCAGTCCCTGCTGTATGCTTCTACATATATGTTCATATGCATGCCCTTTTCTGTATAAAAAATGTAGTCTCTCGCATCCTTTCTGGTCCCTAGATAAGCAGGAGATGATGTAGCATTTTAAAAGTTTTATGTGCTGATAATTGTAGTGGACGTTTGAAAGCCTGATTTAGTAACTTATCATCCTCCTTTTTGATGATGTTGTCACTGCAGCAGCTTAAATCTAGGTCAGATGAATCATGGCGTCCCTCTGAACGAAGAAACCATGGCGCTGCAGAAATTCTGGAACTGAACCGCCTTGGCCTTCCCATTCGAGAAGTATGCCTATGCTATCTTTTCATCTGTTGGAGTTGGTACTTATGATTTATATGGAAAATGTTGAAACTGAATGGTAGTCTAATTTACTTTTCAGGGAGCAAGAAACTGTGACTACTATATGCGAACCGGTGCTTGCAGATATGGCAAAAACTGCCATTTCAACCATCCAGACCATGTCATTGATGCTCA
This DNA window, taken from Triticum aestivum cultivar Chinese Spring chromosome 1D, IWGSC CS RefSeq v2.1, whole genome shotgun sequence, encodes the following:
- the LOC123183437 gene encoding uncharacterized protein isoform X3, with the translated sequence MIADDDHPATPPPSPPPPPPPPPPPSPSLGRRLLGSIRALSSAIAPSTPAAAASSSSSSSSPMLGLSLLLHLKPDLHLHLHDPPPPSTPADQDKDHQQAPPTHAPRAKRALHLPQPPTPSPSPSPSPSPCSSRPPSAAVELEHHQVQEEQCTSTTSSSCEELTTAMENDDDAVQVQEAAVEQQDATHPRDEDIAVEGQETPEAHQLGSTENADALVQVQEEGESADATAVDDHDKAVEQCTTYHDLGTTMENDVAKDDPEEAEQGVIDQGDAAIDDVKDHEVLLLVAVEGTRATTDDIAAVEDQGNNVEQCTTYYDLGTTMKSDDDVDDQQVVEERVVDLTMDDDDSVQDHKVLQQGIIDGTDDIAVEKQEKVLEQCSRATTDAYTVKEKEMVVEQGVIDPRYMDLATEDQVKLSIIDDQGTVPMDEHVVKGHDEAVVQYASDAIVTIEDEAPVEEHDTVGNQGVIDENGRTKDVIDVEGHGYVNEQVIVNNWGTSSDATALEGHKNEAEPWIGEEQIAGKDMDGVHAEGNMLEQRTGDKQGATQSDFTVDKHKDVAERVRHERGAPEDDRAMDRTAYQGTGDWGIVSKEKYKLPARRYPQKPRKLNCPSYMSKGTCTYGPSCHFNHPPLKSRSDESWRPSERRNHGAAEILELNRLGLPIREGARNCDYYMRTGACRYGKNCHFNHPDHVIDAQFNPPTGWEDNALQMEKSSDHTLDETSRMKKSSDDATFDDRSHMKKSSDDATLDDRSHLKKPSDGAIVDDTSYSKKSSDHDNSSSSGVLPPSIFRMLLPPQKVLPSTEGKAKKKSDWSSDDSDGCCSADSSDGPLCKQGEHVDYPERPGRPEYHHPKQSKDKEEVHYPERPGRADCPFYMRFGDCKFASACNYHHPKDKYPAARPDEPECPFLMKRGYCKFGAQCKFYHPEDSNPTVQSPTDAKRSVTTDEHHPSTRITLQDYMLPQQPQYPERPGQPECRYYMQFGKCKYLSACIFHHPKDRLAAHSDQIGPEIHGMPDCPFYMKAGKCQFGSACEFRHPKDIHSTTEEAFGQRTGSGAYDNLSRSDNGVEQQEESIMYPERPGEPECAHYMRQGYCKFQMNCKYHHPKKHEVIRADHLSKAGTRWLPHECYQRKALS
- the LOC123183437 gene encoding uncharacterized protein isoform X1 encodes the protein MIADDDHPATPPPSPPPPPPPPPPPSPSLGRRLLGSIRALSSAIAPSTPAAAASSSSSSSSPMLGLSLLLHLKPDLHLHLHDPPPPSTPADQDKDHQQAPPTHAPRAKRALHLPQPPTPSPSPSPSPSPCSSRPPSAAVELEHHQVQEEQCTSTTSSSCEELTTAMENDDDAVQVQEAAVEQQDATHPRDEDIAVEGQETPEAHQLGSTENADALVQVQEEGESADATAVDDHDKAVEQCTTYHDLGTTMENDVAKDDPEEAEQGVIDQGDAAIDDVKDHEVLLLVAVEGTRATTDDIAAVEDQGNNVEQCTTYYDLGTTMKSDDDVDDQQVVEERVVDLTMDDDDSVQDHKVLQQGIIDGTDDIAVEKQEKVLEQCSRATTDAYTVKEKEMVVEQGVIDPRYMDLATEDQVKLSIIDDQGTVPMDEHVVKGHDEAVVQYASDAIVTIEDEAPVEEHDTVGNQGVIDENGRTKDVIDVEGHGYVNEQVIVNNWGTSSDATALEGHKNEAEPWIGEEQIAGKDMDGVHAEGNMLEQRTGDKQGATQSDFTVDKHKDVAERVRHERGAPEDDRAMDRTAYQGTGDWGIVSKEKYKLPARRYPQKPRKLNCPSYMSKGTCTYGPSCHFNHPPQLKSRSDESWRPSERRNHGAAEILELNRLGLPIREGARNCDYYMRTGACRYGKNCHFNHPDHVIDAQFNPPTGWEDNALQMEKSSDHTLDETSRMKKSSDDATFDDRSHMKKSSDDATLDDRSHLKKPSDGAIVDDTSYSKKSSDHDNSSSSGVLPPSIFRMLLPPQKVLPSTEGKAKKKSDWSSDDSDGCCSADSSDGPLCKQGEHVDYPERPGRPEYHHPKQSKDKEEVHYPERPGRADCPFYMRFGDCKFASACNYHHPKDKYPAARPDEPECPFLMKRGYCKFGAQCKFYHPEDSNPTVQSPTDAKRSVTTDEHHPSTRITLQDYMLPQQPQYPERPGQPECRYYMQFGKCKYLSACIFHHPKDRLAAHSDQIGPEIHGMPDCPFYMKAGKCQFGSACEFRHPKDIHSTTEEAFGQRTGSGAYDNLSRSDNGVEQQEESIMYPERPGEPECAHYMRQGYCKFQMNCKYHHPKKHEVIRADHLSKAGTRWLPHECYQRKGVPLVQ
- the LOC123183437 gene encoding uncharacterized protein isoform X4 — encoded protein: MIADDDHPATPPPSPPPPPPPPPPPSPSLGRRLLGSIRALSSAIAPSTPAAAASSSSSSSSPMLGLSLLLHLKPDLHLHLHDPPPPSTPADQDKDHQQAPPTHAPRAKRALHLPQPPTPSPSPSPSPSPCSSRPPSAAVELEHHQVQEEQCTSTTSSSCEELTTAMENDDDAVQVQEAAVEQQDATHPRDEDIAVEGQETPEAHQLGSTENADALVQVQEEGESADATAVDDHDKAVEQCTTYHDLGTTMENDVAKDDPEEAEQGVIDQGDAAIDDVKDHEVLLLVAVEGTRATTDDIAAVEDQGNNVEQCTTYYDLGTTMKSDDDVDDQQVVEERVVDLTMDDDDSVQDHKVLQQGIIDGTDDIAVEKQEKVLEQCSRATTDAYTVKEKEMVVEQGVIDPRYMDLATEDQVKLSIIDDQGTVPMDEHVVKGHDEAVVQYASDAIVTIEDEAPVEEHDTVGNQGVIDENGRTKDVIDVEGHGYVNEQVIVNNWGTSSDATALEGHKNEAEPWIGEEQIAGKDMDGVHAEGNMLEQRTGDKQGATQSDFTVDKHKDVAERVRHERGAPEDDRAMDRTAYQGTGDWGIVSKEKYKLPARRYPQKPRKLNCPSYMSKGTCTYGPSCHFNHPPQLKSRSDESWRPSERRNHGAAEILELNRLGLPIREGARNCDYYMRTGACRYGKNCHFNHPDHVIDAQFNPPTGWEDNALQMEKSSDHTLDETSRMKKSSDDATFDDRSHMKKSSDDATLDDRSHLKKPSDGAIVDDTSYSKKSSDHDNSSSSGVLPPSIFRMLLPPQKVLPSTEGKAKKKSDWSSDDSDGCCSADSSDGPLCKQGEHVDYPERPGRPEYHHPKQSKDKEEVHYPERPGRADCPFYMRFGDCKFASACNYHHPKDKYPAARPDEPECPFLMKRGYCKFGAQCKFYHPEDSNPTVQSPTDAKRSVTTDEHHPSTRITLQDYMLPQQPQYPERPGQPECRYYMQFGKCKYLSACIFHHPKDRLAAHSDQIGPEIHGMPDCPFYMKAGKCQFGSACEFRHPKDIHSTTEEAFGQRTGSGAYDNLSRSDNGVEQQEESIMYPERPGEPECAHYMRQGYCKFQMNCKYHHPKKQYVLKSSAPTT
- the LOC123183437 gene encoding uncharacterized protein isoform X2, which produces MIADDDHPATPPPSPPPPPPPPPPPSPSLGRRLLGSIRALSSAIAPSTPAAAASSSSSSSSPMLGLSLLLHLKPDLHLHLHDPPPPSTPADQDKDHQQAPPTHAPRAKRALHLPQPPTPSPSPSPSPSPCSSRPPSAAVELEHHQVQEEQCTSTTSSSCEELTTAMENDDDAVQVQEAAVEQQDATHPRDEDIAVEGQETPEAHQLGSTENADALVQVQEEGESADATAVDDHDKAVEQCTTYHDLGTTMENDVAKDDPEEAEQGVIDQGDAAIDDVKDHEVLLLVAVEGTRATTDDIAAVEDQGNNVEQCTTYYDLGTTMKSDDDVDDQQVVEERVVDLTMDDDDSVQDHKVLQQGIIDGTDDIAVEKQEKVLEQCSRATTDAYTVKEKEMVVEQGVIDPRYMDLATEDQVKLSIIDDQGTVPMDEHVVKGHDEAVVQYASDAIVTIEDEAPVEEHDTVGNQGVIDENGRTKDVIDVEGHGYVNEQVIVNNWGTSSDATALEGHKNEAEPWIGEEQIAGKDMDGVHAEGNMLEQRTGDKQGATQSDFTVDKHKDVAERVRHERGAPEDDRAMDRTAYQGTGDWGIVSKEKYKLPARRYPQKPRKLNCPSYMSKGTCTYGPSCHFNHPPQLKSRSDESWRPSERRNHGAAEILELNRLGLPIREGARNCDYYMRTGACRYGKNCHFNHPDHVIDAQFNPPTGWEDNALQMEKSSDHTLDETSRMKKSSDDATFDDRSHMKKSSDDATLDDRSHLKKPSDGAIVDDTSYSKKSSDHDNSSSSGVLPPSIFRMLLPPQKVLPSTEGKAKKKSDWSSDDSDGCCSADSSDGPLCKQGEHVDYPERPGRPEYHHPKQSKDKEEVHYPERPGRADCPFYMRFGDCKFASACNYHHPKDKYPAARPDEPECPFLMKRGYCKFGAQCKFYHPEDSNPTVQSPTDAKRSVTTDEHHPSTRITLQDYMLPQQPQYPERPGQPECRYYMQFGKCKYLSACIFHHPKDRLAAHSDQIGPEIHGMPDCPFYMKAGKCQFGSACEFRHPKDIHSTTEEAFGQRTGSGAYDNLSRSDNGVEQQEESIMYPERPGEPECAHYMRQGYCKFQMNCKYHHPKKHEVIRADHLSKAGTRWLPHECYQRKALS